Proteins encoded within one genomic window of Streptomyces taklimakanensis:
- a CDS encoding peptidoglycan DD-metalloendopeptidase family protein, producing the protein MGRLLAVLVGALAVLAGLTAAPARAETAGTLATPNFKAPYPCGQKWTYSHHSAEVRRALDFVRADGGSTAGTPVLASAAGTATRHYQAGGAGNYVVVDHGGGWKTYYFHLASFSVANGAWVGQGQQIGTTGSTGNSSGAHIHYEQLYNGVGQNIRINGSGLAYPGSYHQAYLTSDNGCGGGSSFMTWGSGVRVRADAYLSSPVVAGLAGPTRVTVVCQKQGDTVNAEGYTNNWWSKLRDQGGFISNIYIDHPAAQLPGVPVC; encoded by the coding sequence ATCGGCCGGCTCCTGGCCGTGCTGGTGGGCGCGCTCGCCGTACTGGCGGGCCTGACCGCCGCACCCGCCCGGGCCGAGACGGCCGGGACCCTGGCCACGCCCAACTTCAAGGCCCCCTACCCCTGCGGCCAGAAGTGGACCTACAGCCACCACTCCGCCGAGGTGCGTCGCGCGTTGGACTTCGTCCGCGCCGACGGCGGCTCCACCGCCGGCACCCCGGTGCTGGCCTCCGCCGCCGGCACCGCCACCCGGCACTACCAGGCCGGCGGGGCGGGCAACTACGTCGTCGTCGACCACGGCGGCGGGTGGAAGACCTACTACTTCCACCTGGCCTCGTTCTCCGTGGCCAACGGCGCCTGGGTCGGCCAGGGGCAGCAGATCGGCACCACCGGAAGCACCGGCAACTCCTCCGGCGCCCACATCCACTACGAACAGCTCTACAACGGCGTGGGCCAGAACATCCGGATCAACGGCTCCGGCCTGGCCTACCCGGGCAGCTACCACCAGGCCTACCTGACCAGCGACAACGGCTGCGGCGGCGGCAGCTCCTTCATGACCTGGGGCAGCGGTGTCCGCGTCCGCGCCGACGCCTACCTCTCCTCGCCGGTCGTCGCCGGCCTGGCCGGGCCCACCCGGGTCACGGTCGTCTGCCAGAAGCAGGGCGACACCGTCAACGCCGAGGGGTACACCAACAACTGGTGGAGCAAGCTCCGTGACCAGGGCGGCTTCATCTCCAACATCTACATCGACCACCCCGCCGCCCAACTGCCGGGTGTGCCCGTCTGCTGA
- a CDS encoding VWA domain-containing protein has product MAIDHVKRQGTGSGSGSAIGLEKVAATAPGLVSLYKQAAVSLEKHRLSGQRAAVYLVLDRSGSMRPYYRDGTVQHLAEQVLGLAAHLDDDGRVPVVFFSTGVDGTAEVSLDDHAGRVEALHDSLGHMGRTNYHLAMEAVIDHYRASGSTDPALVVFQTDGGPTSKAAAERVLCEASRLPLFWQFVGFGDDEFRFLRKLDELPVPGKRVVDNAGFFAAGPDPRAVSDAELYDRLTGEFPDWLRAARAGGIVR; this is encoded by the coding sequence GTGGCCATCGACCACGTCAAGCGGCAGGGGACCGGCTCCGGGAGCGGGTCGGCCATCGGCCTGGAGAAGGTGGCGGCCACCGCTCCGGGGCTGGTGAGCCTGTACAAGCAGGCCGCGGTCAGCCTGGAGAAGCACCGGCTGTCGGGACAGCGCGCCGCGGTCTACCTGGTGTTGGACCGCTCCGGTTCGATGCGGCCGTACTACCGCGACGGCACCGTGCAGCACCTGGCCGAGCAGGTGCTGGGGCTGGCGGCCCACCTGGACGACGACGGGCGGGTGCCGGTGGTCTTCTTCAGCACCGGGGTGGACGGAACGGCCGAGGTGTCGTTGGACGACCACGCGGGGCGCGTCGAGGCGCTCCACGACTCGCTCGGGCACATGGGGCGCACCAACTACCACCTGGCCATGGAGGCGGTGATCGACCACTACCGGGCGAGCGGCTCGACCGATCCGGCGCTGGTGGTCTTCCAGACCGACGGCGGCCCCACCTCGAAGGCCGCCGCCGAGCGGGTGCTGTGCGAGGCCTCCCGTCTGCCGCTGTTCTGGCAGTTCGTCGGGTTCGGGGACGACGAGTTCCGCTTCCTGCGGAAGCTGGACGAGCTGCCCGTGCCGGGGAAGCGGGTGGTGGACAACGCCGGGTTCTTCGCCGCCGGGCCGGATCCCCGTGCCGTCTCCGACGCGGAGCTGTACGACCGGTTGACCGGGGAGTTCCCCGACTGGCTGCGGGCCGCCCGGGCCGGCGGCATCGTGCGCTGA
- a CDS encoding DUF2795 domain-containing protein gives MAHTDVQEILGSLKDVDFPADKDELLRAAKVGGASDEALKALRGIPPDRYDNREEVARSVRVDPDSDLGHSASQQAAQARKGGKPGLSQHLRDAPKTPVEDELDR, from the coding sequence ATGGCTCACACGGACGTACAGGAAATCCTCGGTTCCCTGAAGGACGTCGACTTCCCGGCGGACAAGGACGAACTGCTGCGGGCCGCGAAGGTCGGCGGCGCGTCCGACGAGGCGCTCAAGGCGCTGCGCGGCATCCCACCGGACCGGTACGACAACCGCGAGGAGGTCGCGCGCTCGGTCCGGGTCGATCCCGACTCCGACCTCGGACACAGCGCCTCGCAGCAGGCCGCGCAGGCCCGCAAGGGGGGCAAACCCGGCCTCTCGCAGCACCTCAGGGACGCCCCCAAAACTCCGGTGGAGGACGAACTGGACCGTTGA
- a CDS encoding L-serine ammonia-lyase: MAISVFDLFSIGIGPSSSHTVGPMRAARMFALRLRKEGVLARTASLRAELYGSLGATGHGHGTPKAVLLGLAGHSPRTVDVEAAEAEVERVRRSGRLGLLTATAEVGDGGDGGREIPFDVDRDLVLHRRRSLPYHANGMLLTAYDEGGAVLLEKTYYSVGGGFVVDEEAVGADRIKLDDTPLKHPFRTGDELLRATRETGLSVSALMLENELAWRTEEEVRADLLEIWRVMRECVARGLSKEGILPGGLKVRRRAAASARRLRAEGDAAAHAMEWLTLYAMAVNEENAAGGRVVTAPTNGAAGIIPAVLHYAMEFVPGTDEDTVVRFLLTAGAVGLLFKENASISGAEVGCQGEVGSACSMAAGGLAEILGGSPEQVENAAEIGIEHNLGLTCDPVGGLVQIPCIERNGMAAVKAVTAARMALRGDGRHHVSLDKAIKTMKETGADMKVKYKETARGGLAVNVIEC; this comes from the coding sequence GTGGCCATCTCCGTCTTCGACCTCTTCTCCATCGGCATCGGCCCGTCCAGCTCCCACACGGTGGGACCGATGCGGGCGGCCCGGATGTTCGCGCTCCGGCTGCGGAAGGAGGGTGTGCTGGCCCGCACCGCCTCGCTCCGCGCCGAGCTGTACGGCTCCCTGGGCGCCACCGGCCACGGTCACGGCACCCCCAAGGCGGTGCTGCTGGGACTGGCCGGCCACTCCCCGCGCACGGTGGACGTCGAGGCGGCGGAGGCCGAGGTCGAGCGGGTGCGGCGCTCGGGCCGGCTGGGCCTGCTGACGGCCACCGCCGAGGTCGGTGACGGCGGCGACGGCGGTCGGGAGATCCCCTTCGACGTCGACCGCGACCTGGTGTTGCACCGCCGCCGCTCGCTGCCGTACCACGCCAACGGGATGCTGCTGACCGCGTACGACGAGGGCGGCGCGGTCCTGCTGGAGAAGACGTACTACTCGGTCGGCGGCGGCTTCGTGGTGGACGAGGAAGCGGTCGGCGCCGACCGCATCAAGCTCGACGACACCCCTCTCAAGCACCCGTTCCGCACCGGTGACGAGCTGCTGCGCGCCACCCGCGAGACGGGTCTGTCGGTCTCGGCGCTGATGCTGGAGAACGAGCTGGCCTGGCGGACCGAGGAAGAGGTCCGCGCGGACCTGCTGGAGATCTGGCGGGTGATGCGCGAGTGCGTCGCGCGCGGTCTGTCGAAGGAGGGCATCCTGCCCGGCGGGCTGAAGGTCCGCCGCCGCGCCGCCGCCTCGGCCCGCCGGCTGCGCGCCGAGGGCGACGCCGCGGCGCACGCCATGGAGTGGCTGACGCTCTACGCGATGGCGGTCAACGAGGAGAACGCGGCGGGCGGCCGCGTGGTGACCGCCCCCACCAACGGCGCGGCGGGCATCATCCCGGCCGTGCTGCACTACGCGATGGAGTTCGTTCCCGGCACCGACGAGGACACGGTGGTGCGTTTCCTGCTGACCGCGGGCGCCGTCGGCCTGCTGTTCAAGGAGAACGCCTCCATCTCCGGCGCCGAGGTCGGCTGTCAGGGCGAGGTCGGCTCGGCCTGTTCCATGGCCGCGGGCGGCCTCGCCGAGATCCTGGGCGGATCGCCGGAGCAGGTGGAGAACGCCGCCGAGATCGGCATCGAGCACAACCTGGGCCTGACCTGCGATCCCGTGGGCGGTCTGGTGCAGATTCCGTGCATCGAGCGCAACGGCATGGCCGCGGTCAAGGCGGTCACCGCCGCCCGGATGGCCCTGCGCGGCGACGGCCGCCACCATGTCTCGCTGGACAAGGCGATCAAGACGATGAAGGAGACGGGCGCGGACATGAAGGTCAAGTACAAGGAGACCGCGCGCGGCGGGCTGGCCGTCAACGTCATCGAGTGCTGA
- the glyA gene encoding serine hydroxymethyltransferase, with protein sequence MSLLNSSLHEVDPDVAAAVDAELRRQQSTLEMIASENFAPVAALQAQGSVLTNKYAEGYPGRRYYGGCEHVDVIEDIARERVKSLFGAEAANVQPHSGASANAAAMFALLDPGDTILGLDLAHGGHLTHGMRINFSGKLYDVVAYHVDAATGLVDMAEVERLARERRPKLIIAGWSAYPRQLDFAAFRRIADEVGALLMVDMAHFAGLVAAGLHPNPVPYADVVTTTTHKTLGGPRGGVILSKQEHAKRINSAVFPGQQGGPLEHVIAAKAVSFKIAATEEFKDRQRRTLEGAKLLAERLMRPETAEAGVSVLSGGTDVHLVLVDLRNSELDGRQAEDRLHEIGITVNRNAVPNDPRPPMVTSGLRIGTPALATRGFTADDFREVADVVAEALTPSFDEARAKELTARVSALAERHPLYPGL encoded by the coding sequence ATGTCGCTTCTGAACTCCTCCCTGCACGAGGTCGATCCCGACGTCGCCGCGGCCGTCGACGCCGAGCTGCGCCGCCAGCAGTCCACGCTGGAGATGATCGCGTCGGAGAACTTCGCCCCGGTGGCCGCCCTCCAGGCCCAGGGCTCGGTCCTCACCAACAAGTACGCCGAGGGCTACCCCGGCCGCCGCTACTACGGCGGCTGCGAGCACGTCGACGTCATCGAGGACATCGCCCGCGAGCGGGTGAAGTCCCTCTTCGGCGCCGAGGCCGCCAACGTCCAGCCGCACTCGGGCGCCTCGGCCAACGCCGCGGCGATGTTCGCCCTGCTCGACCCGGGCGACACCATCCTCGGCCTGGACCTGGCCCACGGCGGCCACCTGACCCACGGCATGCGGATCAACTTCTCCGGCAAGCTCTACGACGTGGTCGCCTACCACGTCGACGCGGCCACCGGCCTGGTGGACATGGCGGAGGTCGAGCGGCTGGCGAGGGAGCGTCGTCCCAAGCTGATCATCGCCGGCTGGTCGGCGTACCCGCGGCAGTTGGACTTCGCCGCCTTCCGTCGGATCGCCGACGAGGTGGGCGCGCTGCTGATGGTGGACATGGCGCACTTCGCCGGTCTGGTGGCCGCCGGGCTCCACCCCAACCCGGTGCCGTACGCGGACGTGGTCACCACCACGACCCACAAGACCCTCGGCGGCCCGCGCGGCGGGGTGATCCTGTCGAAGCAGGAGCACGCCAAGAGGATCAACTCCGCGGTCTTCCCCGGTCAGCAGGGCGGCCCGCTGGAGCACGTCATCGCGGCGAAGGCCGTCTCCTTCAAGATCGCGGCGACGGAGGAGTTCAAGGACCGTCAGCGTCGTACCCTGGAGGGCGCGAAGCTGCTCGCCGAGCGGCTGATGCGGCCGGAGACGGCCGAGGCGGGCGTGTCCGTGCTGTCCGGCGGCACCGACGTCCACCTGGTCCTGGTCGACCTGCGCAACAGCGAGCTGGACGGTCGGCAGGCCGAGGACCGTCTGCACGAGATCGGCATCACGGTCAACCGCAACGCCGTCCCGAACGACCCCCGTCCGCCGATGGTCACCTCCGGACTGCGCATCGGCACCCCGGCGCTGGCCACGCGCGGTTTCACCGCCGACGACTTCCGTGAGGTCGCGGACGTCGTCGCCGAGGCGCTCACGCCCTCGTTCGACGAGGCGAGGGCCAAGGAGCTGACCGCCCGCGTCTCGGCCCTGGCCGAGAGGCACCCGCTGTACCCCGGTCTGTAG
- the gcvH gene encoding glycine cleavage system protein GcvH, protein MSNPQQLRYSKEHEWLSATEDGVATVGITEHAAGALGDVVFVQLPEVGDTVTAGEPCGELESTKSVSDLYAPVSGEITEVNQDVVDDPALVNSAPFEGGWLFRVRVTEEPEELLSADEYTAFTGE, encoded by the coding sequence ATGAGCAACCCCCAGCAGCTGCGCTACAGCAAGGAGCACGAGTGGCTGTCGGCCACCGAGGACGGCGTGGCGACGGTCGGCATCACCGAGCACGCCGCGGGCGCGCTCGGCGACGTCGTCTTCGTCCAGCTCCCCGAGGTCGGCGACACGGTGACCGCGGGCGAACCCTGCGGCGAGCTGGAGTCGACCAAGTCGGTCAGCGACCTGTACGCGCCCGTGTCCGGCGAGATCACCGAGGTCAACCAGGACGTGGTGGACGACCCGGCGCTGGTGAACTCCGCCCCCTTCGAGGGCGGCTGGCTGTTCAGGGTGCGGGTGACGGAGGAGCCCGAGGAGCTGCTCTCCGCCGACGAGTACACCGCCTTCACCGGCGAGTGA
- the gcvT gene encoding glycine cleavage system aminomethyltransferase GcvT: protein MSDSPRHTALDAVHRALGATMTDFAGWEMPLRYGSERDEHNAVRTRAGLFDLSHMGEITVTGPQAGELLDRALVGHLSAVPVGRARYTMICEESGGILDDLIVYRLGTEEYLVVANAANAGVVLDALTERRDGFGLPEAAVRDDRDAYALLAVQGPASPGILASLTDADLDGLKYYAGLPGTVAGVETLIARTGYTGEDGFELFVAPGDAETLWSALTEAGADAGLVPCGLSCRDTLRLEAGMPLYGHELSRRTTPFDAGLGRVVKFDKPGDFVGRAALEEAARKAAENPPRKLVGLVAAGRRVPRAGYAVVGADGAVIGEVSSGAPSPTLGKPIAMAYVDAGHAAPGTEGVAVDIRGTHEPYEVVALPFYRRER, encoded by the coding sequence CGCGGGGTGGGAGATGCCGCTGCGCTACGGCAGCGAGCGCGACGAGCACAACGCCGTGCGCACCCGCGCCGGCCTGTTCGACCTGAGCCACATGGGCGAGATCACCGTCACCGGCCCGCAGGCCGGCGAACTCCTGGACCGCGCCCTGGTCGGTCACCTGTCCGCCGTCCCGGTGGGCCGGGCCCGCTACACCATGATCTGCGAGGAGTCCGGAGGCATCCTCGACGACCTGATCGTCTACCGGCTGGGCACCGAGGAGTACCTGGTCGTCGCCAACGCCGCCAACGCAGGGGTGGTGCTGGACGCCCTGACCGAGCGGCGCGACGGCTTCGGCCTTCCGGAGGCCGCCGTGCGCGACGACCGCGACGCCTACGCGCTGCTGGCCGTCCAGGGCCCCGCCTCCCCCGGCATCCTGGCCTCCCTCACCGACGCCGACCTGGACGGGCTGAAGTACTACGCCGGGCTGCCCGGCACGGTGGCGGGCGTGGAGACGCTGATCGCCCGCACCGGCTACACCGGCGAGGACGGCTTCGAGCTGTTCGTCGCCCCCGGCGACGCCGAGACGCTGTGGTCGGCGCTGACCGAGGCCGGCGCGGACGCGGGTCTGGTGCCGTGCGGACTGTCCTGCCGCGACACGCTGCGGCTGGAGGCGGGCATGCCGCTGTACGGGCACGAGCTGTCCCGGCGGACCACCCCCTTCGACGCCGGCCTGGGCCGTGTGGTGAAGTTCGACAAGCCCGGTGACTTCGTCGGCCGCGCCGCACTGGAGGAGGCCGCTCGGAAGGCCGCGGAGAACCCGCCGCGGAAGCTGGTCGGCCTGGTCGCCGCCGGCCGTCGGGTGCCGCGCGCCGGGTACGCGGTGGTCGGCGCGGACGGTGCGGTGATCGGCGAGGTCTCCTCCGGCGCCCCCTCCCCCACCCTGGGGAAGCCGATCGCGATGGCGTACGTGGACGCCGGTCACGCCGCGCCCGGCACGGAGGGTGTGGCCGTGGACATCCGCGGTACGCATGAGCCGTACGAGGTCGTCGCGCTGCCGTTCTACCGACGCGAGCGCTGA